The following are from one region of the Synechococcus sp. CBW1108 genome:
- a CDS encoding acireductone dioxygenase: MSLLQVFATDPAGPASPSLCSSDPAQIAATLAPLGIGFERWQVKAPLAPNADPAAILAAYSAEIAQVQTGGSYPTVDAIRMTPEHPDRQALRQKFLAEHIHSEDEVRFFVEGQGLFCLHIGVEVLQLLCEAGDWISVPAGTKHWFDMGPEPHFCALRFFDNPEGWVAQFSGDPIAERYPRLDELSAPRRT; the protein is encoded by the coding sequence ATGAGTCTCCTGCAGGTGTTTGCCACCGACCCGGCCGGACCAGCCTCCCCCAGCCTCTGCAGCAGCGATCCGGCCCAGATCGCCGCCACCCTGGCGCCACTGGGCATCGGCTTTGAGCGCTGGCAAGTCAAAGCCCCCCTGGCCCCAAACGCCGATCCGGCCGCGATCCTGGCCGCCTACAGCGCCGAAATCGCCCAGGTACAGACCGGCGGGTCGTACCCCACGGTGGATGCGATCCGCATGACGCCGGAGCACCCCGACCGCCAGGCCCTACGTCAGAAGTTTCTTGCCGAGCACATCCATAGCGAAGACGAAGTGCGCTTCTTCGTAGAGGGCCAGGGCCTCTTCTGCCTGCACATCGGCGTTGAGGTGCTGCAGCTGCTCTGTGAAGCAGGCGACTGGATTTCCGTGCCCGCTGGCACAAAGCACTGGTTTGACATGGGCCCAGAGCCCCACTTCTGCGCCCTGCGCTTCTTTGACAACCCCGAAGGCTGGGTGGCCCAGTTCAGTGGCGACCCAATCGCCGAGCGCTATCCGCGCCTCGACGAACTATCCGCACCTCGACGAACTTGA
- the cobI gene encoding precorrin-2 C(20)-methyltransferase yields the protein MSSAEFPGELAAAGLTLVGVGPGNPELLTVAAVRAIGAAAVVAYPVAREGADGMAARIAAPWIGPQQRRLPLLFPMVAGAEPRQAAWHSAAAALAAEVAAGQAVVLLCEGDASLYASASYALLALAERHPACPVAVIPGITAVAAAAAAASSQGLPWPLALQQDALLIRPTPDGAEELAALLQRACGEGMVLALLKLGHRWAWVRPLLAERGLLAASLFAQRVGWPDQLLAPAAEVPADEQPYFSLLLIRQSWPAVLP from the coding sequence GTGTCCTCGGCAGAATTCCCAGGAGAGCTGGCGGCGGCGGGGCTCACCCTGGTGGGGGTAGGGCCAGGCAATCCGGAGCTGCTTACGGTGGCGGCGGTGCGTGCGATCGGGGCCGCGGCGGTGGTGGCCTACCCGGTGGCCCGGGAGGGTGCCGATGGCATGGCTGCCCGCATTGCCGCCCCCTGGATCGGGCCCCAGCAGCGGCGCTTGCCGCTGCTGTTTCCGATGGTGGCTGGCGCCGAACCGCGCCAGGCTGCCTGGCACAGCGCCGCCGCAGCTCTGGCGGCTGAGGTGGCCGCCGGCCAGGCGGTGGTGTTGCTGTGTGAGGGGGATGCCTCCCTCTATGCCAGTGCCTCCTACGCCCTGTTGGCCCTGGCTGAACGCCATCCGGCCTGTCCGGTGGCGGTGATTCCGGGCATCACCGCGGTGGCGGCGGCCGCCGCGGCAGCCTCCTCCCAGGGATTGCCCTGGCCCCTGGCCCTGCAGCAGGACGCCCTGCTGATCCGGCCCACCCCCGACGGCGCCGAGGAGCTGGCGGCCCTGCTGCAGAGAGCCTGCGGCGAGGGCATGGTGCTGGCCCTGCTCAAGCTTGGCCACCGCTGGGCCTGGGTGCGTCCGCTGCTGGCGGAGCGGGGGCTGCTGGCCGCCAGTCTTTTTGCCCAGCGGGTGGGCTGGCCCGACCAGCTGCTGGCGCCGGCGGCTGAGGTGCCCGCCGACGAGCAGCCCTACTTCTCCCTGCTGCTGATCCGCCAGAGCTGGCCGGCGGTGCTGCCCTGA
- a CDS encoding DUF4079 domain-containing protein produces MTPIDWFALLHPVLAVLFVYPVVGATVRLGLLARERRLGLSRQPLTVPQEHADHGRWLAGGVVVAVLIALVYSFLSRWFDPGTPFVGGQGRLALLVLVALGSLLALLALGRVRRPALRASFALLTWAGLLGLGSQPEIWRVSDNPFSGAFWSSHYWSGALLTGLLLLAMASRPEIQRSPRMRRLHVSANVLAAVLLAVQAITGTRDLLEIPLSWQKPAIYACDFNARRCPQAQAQGAAAGAPGFDGRVRGRRAAAPVV; encoded by the coding sequence ATGACCCCGATCGATTGGTTTGCCCTGCTGCATCCGGTGCTCGCGGTGTTGTTCGTCTATCCGGTGGTTGGGGCCACGGTGCGGCTGGGCCTACTGGCGCGGGAGCGGCGCCTAGGGCTGAGCAGGCAGCCCCTCACCGTGCCCCAGGAACATGCCGACCACGGCCGCTGGCTCGCTGGCGGGGTCGTGGTGGCCGTGCTGATCGCCCTGGTGTACTCCTTCCTCAGCCGCTGGTTTGACCCCGGCACCCCCTTTGTTGGCGGGCAGGGCCGGTTGGCCCTGCTGGTGTTGGTGGCCCTCGGCAGCTTGCTGGCCCTGCTGGCTTTGGGGCGGGTGCGGCGGCCAGCCCTGCGGGCGAGCTTTGCCCTGCTCACCTGGGCGGGGTTGCTGGGCCTGGGCAGCCAGCCGGAAATTTGGCGGGTGTCCGATAACCCCTTCAGTGGGGCCTTCTGGAGTTCCCACTACTGGAGTGGGGCCCTGCTCACGGGCCTGCTGCTGCTGGCCATGGCCTCCCGCCCGGAAATCCAGCGTTCGCCCCGCATGCGGCGCCTGCATGTGAGTGCCAACGTGCTGGCGGCGGTGCTGCTGGCGGTGCAGGCCATTACCGGCACGCGAGACCTGCTCGAGATTCCCCTGAGCTGGCAGAAGCCGGCGATTTACGCCTGCGACTTCAACGCCCGCCGCTGTCCCCAGGCCCAGGCCCAGGGTGCAGCTGCTGGTGCACCAGGCTTCGACGGCCGGGTCCGGGGGCGACGGGCCGCCGCGCCAGTTGTCTGA
- a CDS encoding glycosyltransferase: protein MIQLWPWLLLLWPLWLSRRPEASRPLWMRRSLLLLLTLLTVRYLCWRVTGSLNLATPLAALFSLLLLAAEAWLLLSGLVPLLLGWRRFDDGRAAADRAEAQWRSSDWRPWVDVLIPTCGEPLPVLERCLLGCTGLDYPHRTIWVLDDGGLPEVAALAAAHGCRYHHRPQRLLAKAGNLNAGLALGGGDLVAVFDADFVPQRHFLDRTIGLLLDPAVALVQTPQCFMNADPVLRNLELEPWLLPDEESFYRWIEPVRSAWGAVVCAGTSFVVRRSALDQIGGFVEGAISEDFVTGIALAARGWQLRYLGEKLSAGLATESMLDFVRQRQRWAGGTLQALRLPQGPLRVKGLGWGQRLAYLEGALHWLNTLPRLVLLLLPLGIGLLGVMPVRYSAMELLSLLLPLWLALLLSVGWLNRGSRHALLADLPGWATAIPLSTCVLQGIWGRVMPFRITPKHRVRHRGGIDPLLGWPLLLLLLLNGFNLAAIGLALGTRGANPQLALGLLWAGLNLLGLLVALRASWDRPCPDPTPWLGIKVNVSLWGPEQQQLKGRLTALAETGADLVLPGPGPVGPGWRLVLDTGAGSLLPLDLAPLPAAGELLSVSWAGEARASVVELRRWLFSRPGAWPDRLAPPEWPALLALLRQLARRPVAPGPGRRSLVHQQLHPGPGPGDSGGR from the coding sequence GTGATCCAGCTCTGGCCCTGGCTGCTGCTGCTCTGGCCCCTATGGCTGAGCCGCCGGCCGGAAGCGAGCAGGCCCCTGTGGATGCGACGCAGCCTGTTGCTACTGCTCACTCTGCTCACTGTCCGATACCTTTGCTGGCGAGTCACCGGCAGCCTCAACCTGGCCACACCCCTGGCGGCCCTGTTCAGCCTGCTGCTGCTGGCCGCTGAGGCCTGGCTCCTGCTCAGCGGACTTGTGCCACTGCTGCTGGGCTGGCGCCGCTTCGACGATGGCCGTGCCGCCGCCGATCGGGCCGAGGCCCAATGGCGCAGCAGCGACTGGCGCCCCTGGGTGGATGTGCTGATCCCCACCTGCGGTGAGCCCCTGCCCGTGCTGGAGCGCTGCCTGCTGGGCTGCACCGGCCTCGACTACCCGCATCGCACCATCTGGGTATTGGACGATGGGGGCCTGCCGGAGGTGGCAGCGCTCGCCGCTGCCCATGGCTGCCGCTACCACCACCGGCCCCAGCGGCTGCTTGCCAAGGCCGGCAACCTCAACGCCGGCCTGGCGCTGGGCGGCGGCGACCTGGTGGCCGTATTCGACGCCGACTTCGTGCCCCAGCGCCACTTCCTCGATCGCACCATCGGCCTGCTGTTGGATCCGGCCGTGGCCCTGGTGCAGACCCCCCAGTGCTTCATGAACGCCGATCCGGTGCTGCGCAACCTGGAGCTGGAGCCCTGGTTGCTGCCCGATGAAGAGAGCTTCTATCGCTGGATCGAGCCGGTGCGCAGCGCCTGGGGCGCGGTGGTCTGCGCCGGCACCAGCTTTGTGGTGCGCCGCTCAGCCCTCGACCAGATCGGCGGCTTTGTTGAGGGGGCCATCTCGGAGGACTTCGTCACCGGCATCGCCCTGGCGGCCCGGGGCTGGCAACTGCGCTACCTGGGCGAGAAGCTCAGCGCTGGCCTGGCAACCGAAAGCATGCTCGACTTCGTGCGCCAGCGCCAGCGCTGGGCGGGCGGCACCCTGCAGGCCCTGCGCCTGCCCCAGGGGCCCCTGAGGGTGAAGGGGCTGGGCTGGGGCCAGCGCCTGGCCTACCTGGAGGGAGCGCTGCACTGGCTCAACACCCTGCCCAGGCTGGTCCTGCTGCTGCTGCCCCTGGGTATCGGCCTGTTGGGAGTGATGCCCGTGCGCTACAGCGCCATGGAGCTGCTCAGCCTGTTGCTGCCCCTCTGGCTGGCCCTGCTGCTGAGCGTGGGTTGGCTGAACCGCGGCAGTCGCCATGCCCTCCTGGCCGACCTGCCCGGCTGGGCCACGGCCATTCCCCTCAGCACCTGCGTTCTGCAGGGGATCTGGGGGCGGGTGATGCCCTTTCGCATCACCCCCAAACACCGGGTACGGCATCGGGGCGGCATCGATCCGCTGCTGGGCTGGCCCCTGCTGCTGCTCCTGCTGCTGAATGGCTTCAACCTGGCTGCCATCGGCCTGGCCCTAGGCACCAGGGGGGCCAATCCGCAACTTGCCCTGGGATTGCTGTGGGCAGGCCTGAATCTGCTGGGGCTGCTGGTGGCCCTGCGGGCGAGCTGGGACCGCCCCTGCCCCGATCCCACCCCCTGGTTGGGCATCAAAGTGAACGTGAGCCTGTGGGGGCCAGAGCAGCAGCAACTCAAGGGTCGGCTGACGGCCCTTGCGGAAACGGGAGCAGACCTGGTGCTGCCCGGCCCCGGCCCGGTGGGCCCGGGCTGGCGACTGGTGCTTGATACCGGGGCCGGATCCCTTCTCCCCCTTGATCTGGCCCCCTTGCCCGCGGCAGGTGAACTGCTGAGCGTGAGCTGGGCTGGGGAGGCCAGGGCCAGCGTGGTCGAGTTGCGGCGCTGGCTGTTCAGCCGGCCGGGCGCCTGGCCAGATCGCCTCGCTCCGCCGGAATGGCCAGCGCTGCTCGCCCTGCTCAGACAACTGGCGCGGCGGCCCGTCGCCCCCGGACCCGGCCGTCGAAGCCTGGTGCACCAGCAGCTGCACCCTGGGCCTGGGCCTGGGGACAGCGGCGGGCGTTGA